From the Bos javanicus breed banteng chromosome 7, ARS-OSU_banteng_1.0, whole genome shotgun sequence genome, the window GGGCTACTTTAATGTGGGAGCATCTCTGTATAGTCTCTGTGTGCTTAATACTATTTGGTGCAAGGGCTACTTTTAGTAGCCCTCTTTCTTCAGTGCATGTTGGCTTTTATCACCTTGATAGAAGGTGTGACTAATGTTTTGGTGACCTGAGCCTGCATTGGACGTTAAATGGGGCCTCCCCATTGCTCCATGGTTGTTACTGCAGTGTCAGAGGTAGAATCTGCTCCTTAGTTGTAGGAGAAGAGGCTCCTAAATCTGTTTCTTTGCTGCAATTCTGACCTGTGATGTGAGGTAGGTGGGATTGGAGCATTTGCAGTGAGAGAGAAGCCACTGATTTTTCCTCCCCTGGAGCTGATCACCTGTGAGTGTGTTACAGGTGTCACTTTTCAACCATTGTGCTGGCTTACTTATTACAGTGTTGTTGGGactgctcttgctgctgctgctgctgctaagtggcttcagtcatgtctgactctgttcgactacatagacagcagcccaccaggctcccccgtccatgggattctccaaacaagaaaactgaagtggattgccatttccttctccaatgcatgaaagtgaaaagtgaaagtgaagtcactcagtggtgtccgactcttagcgaccccatggactgcagcctaccaggctcctccgtccatgggattttccaggcaagagcactggagtggggtgccatcaccttctttgTGGGACTGCTCTTAGCCCCACCTTATCTGTGGATATTCTGGCAGTTGGCCTTAGTATCTCTAAGACACTGTTTTCACCAGGCTACCACTGCAGATCCACCAAATCAGGTCCTAGGACTGAAGTAATTGTGCACTTGGAACCACTGTGGGAGCTATGGAGGCACCTCAGATCCTGATCTAGTTCTGTCTCAGTGCATTCATGCTCACAAAGCCCACAGATGCTAAAACTAGACCCATCTCAGCTTTGGGAGCACTCATACATTCAGAAGTTCCACAGGTGCTGAGTCTACAAAGCCAACACAGAGGGTAAATCTGTAGCTGCTGCAGCCATAAGCAGAGATTTTAGCTCTTATTCCTTAGTTGCACAGTCCCTAGTGCTGAGGTGTGATTTCAACCCCACTTCTGCATGTGTTCCTTCAACACATGTCTGCTCCTGAAGCTGCCTGAAGCACAGGCACCTGCCCAGGTAGACAGAGACAGAGGTGGAGGCATTGGTGGGTGAAGTGCACAAGCCCATCTCGTCCTGTGGGACTGGAAGAAGCAGTTGTGAGCTGGGTGAGAAAGCCTACTCAGGTTGGCACCCCTCCTAATACCAGCAGAGGCTGGGGCAAGAGTTTGGGAAGGGGACCACAGTGGCAGCCCTGCGCCTTGCACACCACTCAACAATGGCACCCTTCTTCGATAGCTGCTCGAGCTTCTTCCATGAAATTTCTGGTTTGGGAGCTCCTTACTCCCATCTCTTTGCAGCTAACAGTTTTCCCCTCCCTGGGCCCACTTTCCGAATCCCATGTTCCAGCATCCAGCCCCCTTCACACCAGCAGAAACAGATTCAGGCTGGGTGTGCAGGGTTGAGGCGTAGACCATCCATGTAGGTTTTAGGGttgctatgttttcttccaggtcACTAAAGCTACCTCTCTGTCCCAGTTGATCTCTCCACAGATGAGGGTGCTTCCCTAAGTTAGGGAACCCCTACTCTCTTTCAGCTCCCCCCAGGGGTGTAgttgcttcctctttttttttccctcaatttgTCCTACCAAGATGTGTGGGGATTTGCTTGTCATTTCAGGTATCTGAGATCCTCTGCTAGCATTCAGTAGGTGCTCTGTGAGAACTGTTTAATTTGTTGATGAATTATTGATGTACTTACGGGGAGAGGCAAACTCCATGTcctcctgtttcttcatcttgacTCCATCTcctgaaaaatcttttttttaactaagttTTCTTTTACTCTTGAAAAATAGTTACGCTTTGTTTACATACAGGACTGATAGTTTTATCCTAGGCATTTTCCTTTGAGACTCCTCTTACCTCAGTTTACTCAGGTGTATATTAATTTCCATATACTTAcagatttttctctaaattttaaaaacatattgtttttattttcagttttatttcattatttgagAGAGTACAGtctgtatgatttcagtgttttaacattttcagtttgctttcatgacccagaaaactgTATACCtcggttaattttttttttattttattttatttttaaactttacataattgtattagttttgccaaatatcaaaatgaatccgccacaggtatacatgtgttccccatcctgaaccctcctccctcctccctccccataccatccctctgggtcgtcccagtgcactagctccaagcatccagtatcgtgttaatatttttgaatgcttaaaaattatttgtattctaTTTTTGGAGGTGAAATATGTCAGTCTGCATTGTGtcagggttgtctttttattttttttgttttccattcagaGTTTGCTTCCAATCATTTGAGCCTTTTAGGAAGAAAAAGTCAGGTCATTTGAAGATGCTCACTTGAAACATATTGTTTACTAAGTTTAtgtctgaaaaaaatcaaaataatcaaacttcatctcttgagaaattttaaCCCTGAATCTGCTCCTtgtgatttttaatataaactctGGGTGTGGACAGTGATGAAATGCACTTCAAGGCATCAATTTTCACAGCTAACAAAACTAACAGAGAGTGAATAATtattgaagaagaaaatattttgaaatggaaagaagaggaataaataaaaaacttatttttataaaggaaattGATTGTATATTATGGTAATGAatagaaaggaaacaagaaagaatgaaaggagaaacaagaaaaaataaacacagaaaccaCTACCACTTTATTGAATCAGTTAACAGAGCAACAAAAGCGTTTTCTATAATTTTActtctatgaaatatttttaggCTTTTGAAAGAAACAACCTTTTTCatacaatgtttaaaaagaaaactcctaTTTGATTAACAGCATCACAAATAAGCATAACCTTCCCTCTCATCTTTATCAACATTTTCAGCTGAGTCTCTCTTTcatcttttatgtgtgtgttaggCATTCCACTATTCACTAGTACTCCGTCTGTTTCACCTAACTTGCTAATGACATTAGGGAATCACTGTGAACATTGCAAAGACTAATAAATCAGAAAATAGATGTCTTAAAATTTCATGTAACTGTGTGTTATCTTTGGTATTCCTAATAGCACAAGTTCCTATAAAATGATCAATACACTTTAATGGAAATTACCAACTCAACTCAATTGTGCTAAAATGCTGAGACCACCATTTAACACTTAATGTCCATTTACAAAAATTCACCTGGATTTTGGCTGAGTTATGTTTGTACAACTTTATAAGAAAGATTCTCTGTTTTATCAGAGAATACATGagaaaattaccttttaaaatatgccattttatatttaaatagctttatcttatatggtggctcagacagtgaagaatccacctgcaatgtgggagacctgggttcaatccctggattgggaagatctcctggaggagggtatggaaacaccccaatattcttgcctgcagaatcccatggacagaggagcctggcaggctacagttcatggggttgcaaagagtcagacacaacagagactaagcacagcacagcacatcttaCATGGGTAGAAGAATAGAAATgactaaatatttaagaaatttgtattaataattataaaaagaataaaataagtatGAATTAAATTTATAGATCTCTTTCATAGGAAAGAATACCTAAACACCTCTATTCAGACACCTCAGAGGCACCTCACTATGGTTTCATCTTATAAATactgtaaataaaaagaaaatatagcaaaatatGTACATGTAAGATTTCTTCTTTATATACAAAATGTCATTCTTATAGTCAAATTAAAGAAGGAAGACTGGATGTGTAGAAAGAACTTAAGGAAACTCCAGAAAAAATTTTCCTCCCTTTAGGCTTGTCTAAAAGAATTCATGataaacatttcttttcattttttcaattttaaagtatatatgaaagataatttataatttattgtttttataactttaaaatgtttagctCATGCTGCATGTGTTGCTTAAGAAAGATAAATTCATCAAAACTTCATTCTGCAAATGGTGTATCTCCTTAGACAAATATATTTGAACACTAAATAGATGGATAAAATATTAACTTTGTACagatatttttacaaaaattacaTGCAAATTGTAGGAATAAATAGTAACTCATAAAGTATTGTCTTTGAAGTAAATCCACCCAATTTTAGTAATAATTTAGACTTTCATGTAGAGTGGATGTCATGATTTTCTGCACTGTGAACATTCTGGTTcaaaaatcagtttcttttttttcttatgctgATGCCCTTCCTCAGCTGTCTTTGCAAGACACTCTTCACTTCTTTGTTCCGCAGGGTATAGATGAGAGGGTTCAGCAATGGTGTGATCACAGtgaagaagaaactgacaaatttgCCATGTTTTGAAGCAAAGTGGTTCTTAGGGTCTGTGTAAACCATGGCCACTGTCCCATAAAACATGAAGACCACAgtgaggtgggaggagcaggtAGCAATGGCTTTCTGCCTTCCCTCCTCAGATTGGATTTTACCTAAAGTTTGAGCTATGTATCCGTAAGAAGTCAGGATCAACCCCATTGGcaaaattgtaaagaaaacaGCAGAGATTGTCATCTGCCACTCAGTAGTGGAAGTGTCTCCACAAGTTAGTCTTATGAGAGAAGGAACCTGACAGACAAAGTCATCCAGACAATGGTGGACACAAAACGGCAGCTGGAATGTGATAGGTGTTTGGGTAACAGACTCAATCAGTCCAGACAGCCAAGACATAAGCACCAGTTTCCAACAGAACTGAGGATGCATGATGATAGTGTAGCGCAGGGGCTGGCAAATAGCAACATAGCGGTCAAAAGCCATCACCACCAGCATGACACCTTGTGTGGCACCAACACAGAGCACCATGCCCAGTTGAATGATGCATCCTATGTAAGTGATGCTCTTATCTGGCCCCCACAAATTGAACAACATTTGGGGCACAACAGTCGTGGTGAAACAGAGATCCAAGAAAGAGAGATTGCTaagaaagaagtacatgggggtgtagAGTTGAGGGTTCATGTATGAGAGCAAGATGATAGTCATATTGGAGAGAATGATCATGGTGTATAAGAAGATCACTATCCAGAAGAGAACCATTTCTAGCTGGGGAAATTCAGAGTAGCCAAGGAGTACAAATCCCACTGGGAAGCTCTTGTTGGTGTTTCCTGTTGCTTTTGGCATAGAGTTTTGGACgtaattttaagggaaaaaatgtgaATAGATTTGAGAAAAGGTTAAATAGACAGGAAAAGAATTTGTTTTCCATATGTTCTTGGGAAATGGGACATATTGGTGATTTTCTTATCTTAGACCAATAGCATACAATCTGTCTTCTAAAAAGCTGTGAGTTTAACATAGAAAGGAGTATTCATTAAAAACTAACCTTGAGATTCATTCCCATAATCTGTAATTATAACATCCCCATCAGACATCCTCAGATAATCACCTTAGATCACATGCATTTTCCTCCCAGATTGTTCATGCTATGTATGTAGTAGCTAAATAAAATGTTGAACAGCAAGCTTTTGCTTTGAAATATGTAGTTATCTAATTTATCAGGGTACAATTTGAAGTTTGGTGATATGAGTAGGAACACATGAAATGGAGGTCCTAAACAGTGATACCCtgaacataaataatttttagtatcTGAAGAACAAAAATTTGGGATAGGAACCATACCAGTTTTTAAATGAGGCAAACCTAAGTTGAATGTTTTACCATTTTTAACTAAAGCAATTTAAACTTACTTAATAgataactttaaaatatgcatCAATATTCGTATCTAATGAATAGCTACAATAACTCTTACCCCAGGTGTATCACATGAATTATACCAGTTATTGTATAATAATTCTGAATTATATGAATAATTGTATAATGTTCTCAATAATCACTTGGGGATAATACAAATCTTTAATATAGAACAATaacttaataatataaaaatcaaactaataaaataataaaatatgtatttttaaagctttacatcatggacagaaaagcaaagaaaggtgATTCATGGGCTAATGCTAATTAGTAGAAAGGTATGGTATTAGTTTTGGGTATCATTCTCTTGGGGTATTAATTTTGTCTTCTAGGAACTTTATAATAGTTCAGAGAATTTCAAGAATGTAAGAGGCATCAGAGACAAAAATACTGTTAGgtatataaaattgatatttaGACTGTAAATATTACATTTTGCTAGTGGTCAAACAATACAAAAATCTGAGGAGCATTACAGAGGTCTGCTACTATTCAGTAGTAagtttatgtgtatttatttagaacctgtcatgtgccaggcactgtgctatggCATGGcgatatcagactctttgtgactctatgtactgtagcctgcccagcctcctatgtccatgaattctccaggcaagaatactggagtgggttgccattcccttctccaggggatcttcctgacacagggatcaaacccaggtttcctagagttgcaggcaggttctttaccaactgagccaccagagaagcccagaatggagagataagaaatccttaaTGCAGGCCCATGGGGGAGAGAGCAAgtgaaaaaaacaagcaaataaatcatAAGCAGTATTCaactattttaaagataattctaaaaataataatttaaaaatcaagagtatTATCATTAGGATAAAAATGGAGGATATGAGAACAGAAGAGGATCATTTTACTCAGAGGAAACAGGAAGACAAAGCAATCTAGTACTGAGGAAGTGTGTCTATACAAGGAATCCAGATAGCTGACAGAATGTTAAAGCCTTGTACACTAGATGTGGTGAGACATGTCAGATGAACTCAGCTTCTCTGTGCTAAGTTCCCATGACCATGTCCTgaacttatttcatttttttttttctgcaggatTCCTGAACCAACTATGAAATATCCATTTGCTTTACCAGACTGTATTGTTCCTTTAGTTCTCTAATTATTTAGAGTATTTTTCATGTACTTACCTTCACTTGGCTCAAAATGTGTCATACTCGACATTTAGACAAGAATGACGTAGTTcatatggatttatttttaaatgatatcatGGGCTCATTTGtcattatgtgaaaaaaaaatttagg encodes:
- the LOC133252124 gene encoding olfactory receptor 2H1-like, whose translation is MPKATGNTNKSFPVGFVLLGYSEFPQLEMVLFWIVIFLYTMIILSNMTIILLSYMNPQLYTPMYFFLSNLSFLDLCFTTTVVPQMLFNLWGPDKSITYIGCIIQLGMVLCVGATQGVMLVVMAFDRYVAICQPLRYTIIMHPQFCWKLVLMSWLSGLIESVTQTPITFQLPFCVHHCLDDFVCQVPSLIRLTCGDTSTTEWQMTISAVFFTILPMGLILTSYGYIAQTLGKIQSEEGRQKAIATCSSHLTVVFMFYGTVAMVYTDPKNHFASKHGKFVSFFFTVITPLLNPLIYTLRNKEVKSVLQRQLRKGISIRKKRN